The following are from one region of the Rhodopirellula sp. P2 genome:
- a CDS encoding 3-keto-disaccharide hydrolase: MSFDRISITPVVTPMPMNRCLPLIVRRLVVAWIVCCSGMAVMAEDTSSKPKPRIQPYPNAAVWTDAAKASKEWDGFEFVGEFVQDDQAMQVTPSEGRFYVSIYDGGFPGTGWNGKPIVHEWLDREGIQSRVAGWQKVDRSAAVVGKKPPANAIVLFDGSNTQAWQNGKIEDGVLKAGARTKDTFRDFRLYLEFMIPLKPEPPISHPHRGNSGVFAVGAYEVQISDNFGLDPNPRAWQDMDMLKPVNTWCGSIYGIREADWNVCLPPLAWQSMEIDFTAARFENGKKVTPAVISVTQNGVLLHDQVELPRGTGGGPAGPRPEVGEGPIYLQNHGNPNRFRNIWIVPRSPTDQ, from the coding sequence ATGTCATTCGACCGAATCTCCATCACTCCAGTTGTCACGCCCATGCCCATGAATCGTTGTCTGCCATTGATCGTCCGTCGCCTTGTTGTCGCTTGGATTGTTTGCTGTTCGGGAATGGCAGTGATGGCGGAGGACACCAGTTCCAAACCCAAGCCACGAATTCAACCGTACCCGAACGCAGCTGTCTGGACGGACGCTGCCAAGGCCTCAAAGGAATGGGATGGTTTTGAGTTTGTGGGTGAGTTTGTCCAAGACGATCAGGCGATGCAGGTCACGCCATCCGAAGGTCGCTTCTACGTTTCCATTTACGATGGTGGGTTCCCCGGCACCGGTTGGAATGGCAAACCGATTGTGCATGAGTGGTTGGATCGCGAGGGGATCCAGTCGCGTGTCGCGGGCTGGCAAAAGGTCGATCGCAGTGCAGCAGTCGTTGGAAAGAAGCCACCGGCCAATGCGATTGTGTTGTTCGATGGCAGCAACACTCAAGCGTGGCAGAATGGCAAGATTGAGGATGGCGTTCTCAAAGCCGGGGCGCGAACCAAGGACACGTTCCGGGACTTTCGGCTCTACCTCGAGTTCATGATCCCTTTGAAACCCGAACCACCGATCAGCCATCCGCATCGCGGGAACAGTGGCGTCTTTGCGGTGGGGGCTTATGAAGTCCAAATATCGGACAACTTCGGTTTGGATCCCAATCCTCGGGCCTGGCAAGACATGGACATGTTGAAACCCGTCAACACTTGGTGCGGAAGCATCTACGGAATTCGCGAAGCCGATTGGAATGTCTGCTTGCCACCGCTGGCGTGGCAGAGCATGGAAATTGATTTCACCGCGGCGAGATTTGAGAACGGAAAGAAAGTCACGCCCGCGGTCATCTCGGTGACCCAAAATGGGGTCTTGCTTCACGATCAAGTCGAATTGCCCAGGGGAACCGGCGGCGGTCCGGCGGGGCCGCGACCCGAGGTGGGCGAAGGACCGATCTACCTTCAAAACCACGGCAATCCCAATCGGTTCCGCAACATTTGGATCGTTCCACGATCGCCAACGGACCAGTAG
- a CDS encoding family 16 glycoside hydrolase encodes MSRSVLVVAFATIAFATLSTLVADDASSVTPETKVLFEDDFEGRSELGEGYRTGRGMEAGWNIRDGVLFGEQVRDDHGSTMRKQMEFGDLHVSFDFRFSGGSRFNFVIDDNNEKSVHAGHVARASVSPKRISISDDKLGSMNLEVREKRKQKSLPAEEQKALDSLLARTQASAEISAKQGEWHHLEVIIRGTVMTVHLDGKQVVTLDSPGFAHPTKTQFGMTVNGTTIDFDNLKVFATE; translated from the coding sequence ATGTCTCGATCTGTCCTCGTGGTCGCGTTTGCGACGATCGCTTTCGCGACACTCTCAACGCTTGTCGCTGACGACGCGTCCTCGGTAACGCCCGAAACAAAAGTCCTATTCGAGGATGACTTCGAAGGTCGTTCGGAATTGGGCGAAGGATACCGGACCGGACGTGGGATGGAGGCCGGATGGAACATTCGCGACGGGGTTTTGTTTGGCGAACAAGTTCGGGACGACCATGGTTCCACCATGCGAAAGCAAATGGAGTTTGGTGATCTTCATGTGTCGTTTGACTTCCGGTTTAGTGGTGGAAGTCGTTTCAACTTCGTGATCGATGACAACAATGAAAAGTCCGTGCACGCGGGACACGTCGCGCGTGCATCTGTATCGCCCAAACGGATCTCGATTAGCGATGACAAACTGGGATCCATGAACCTGGAAGTTCGTGAGAAACGCAAGCAGAAGTCATTGCCGGCGGAAGAACAAAAGGCGTTGGATTCGCTGTTGGCTCGCACGCAGGCATCCGCCGAAATCAGTGCGAAGCAAGGAGAATGGCATCATTTGGAAGTGATCATTCGCGGAACCGTGATGACCGTGCATTTGGATGGCAAACAAGTTGTCACGTTGGACTCGCCCGGATTCGCTCACCCGACCAAGACCCAATTTGGGATGACGGTGAATGGAACCACCATTGATTTTGACAACCTGAAAGTTTTCGCGACGGAGTGA
- a CDS encoding sulfatase family protein, which translates to MRKQSPFILTPLCLIFAAIFSSNAVGADSRPNFLFVLTDDQSYGMMGCDGNELTRTPNIDQLAREGIFFDRAYVTSAICTPSRISIFLSQYERKHGVNFNSGTSVAPEAWAKSCPVVMRDNGYYTGYVGKNHAPIGKGGYNSGLMEESFDYFYAGHGHIRFYPKDVHEIFEGAAYDTQVEIVNEGAQDFLSYEHRLDGAVRFLEERPADKPFCLSICLNLPHSAGTGSMQQRESDDEIYKSLYRDIDIPLPKHYVAKDEIKTPRLPAEVLRASERQASYNFVDTPELLKERIIRQMQSLTGIDRLIGNLRTKLETEGVDDNTIILFCSDHGLFMGQHGLGGKALCYEQTTHVPLIVYDPELPAVLKGARCNELVQTIDIAATMLDLADIKTPATFQGKSMRPLLSGDGGAIRDHVFTENLWVTHFGNPRIEAVQDKRWKYIRYYRNDSVPASVKMQVAKDLGIKSSTMLYGIHDNEIAVYRNHAEASLRGEEPIHEELFDLESDPDELNNLIDNPAVKTQLETLRSVWKQQLTEARGEGFPAVLRYTVDSEKDYKSK; encoded by the coding sequence ATGAGAAAACAATCTCCATTCATTCTCACGCCTTTGTGTTTGATATTCGCCGCGATCTTTTCATCGAACGCGGTGGGTGCCGATTCGCGGCCTAATTTTCTGTTTGTTCTGACGGATGATCAGTCTTACGGCATGATGGGATGCGATGGCAACGAGTTGACTCGAACGCCCAATATTGACCAATTGGCTCGCGAAGGGATCTTCTTTGATCGAGCGTATGTGACCAGCGCGATCTGCACTCCGAGTCGGATCTCGATCTTTCTCAGCCAGTACGAACGCAAGCACGGCGTGAACTTCAACTCCGGAACCAGCGTCGCACCGGAAGCCTGGGCCAAGTCTTGTCCGGTGGTCATGCGAGACAACGGGTACTACACCGGCTATGTCGGCAAGAACCACGCGCCGATCGGGAAAGGCGGTTACAACAGCGGATTGATGGAAGAGTCGTTTGATTACTTCTACGCGGGACACGGACACATTCGTTTCTATCCCAAAGACGTCCATGAGATCTTCGAAGGAGCGGCGTACGACACTCAGGTCGAAATCGTCAATGAGGGGGCTCAGGACTTCCTTTCGTATGAGCATCGCCTGGACGGCGCGGTGCGATTCCTGGAGGAACGTCCTGCGGACAAACCGTTTTGCTTGAGCATTTGTTTGAACCTGCCGCACAGTGCAGGAACGGGCAGCATGCAGCAGCGAGAAAGTGACGACGAGATTTACAAGTCTCTCTACCGTGACATCGACATTCCGCTGCCAAAGCACTACGTCGCCAAGGATGAGATCAAGACGCCGCGTTTGCCTGCTGAGGTGCTGCGGGCCAGCGAACGGCAGGCCAGCTACAACTTTGTCGACACGCCTGAACTGTTGAAAGAACGTATCATCCGGCAAATGCAATCGCTGACAGGAATCGATCGTCTGATCGGGAACTTGCGGACCAAGTTGGAAACCGAAGGGGTGGATGACAACACGATCATCCTCTTTTGTTCCGACCACGGTTTGTTCATGGGGCAGCATGGTCTGGGTGGAAAGGCATTGTGCTATGAGCAGACGACCCACGTCCCTTTGATCGTTTACGATCCGGAGTTGCCTGCCGTCTTGAAAGGGGCTCGTTGCAACGAATTGGTGCAAACGATCGACATCGCCGCCACGATGCTGGATCTGGCCGACATCAAAACGCCGGCAACGTTTCAAGGCAAATCGATGCGGCCGTTGTTGAGTGGCGATGGCGGTGCGATTCGTGATCACGTTTTCACGGAGAACCTCTGGGTGACCCATTTCGGAAACCCGCGTATCGAAGCGGTTCAAGACAAACGCTGGAAATACATTCGGTATTACCGAAATGACAGTGTGCCTGCTTCCGTCAAGATGCAGGTGGCCAAGGATCTCGGCATCAAGTCGTCAACCATGCTCTATGGCATCCATGACAACGAGATCGCGGTGTACCGGAATCATGCGGAAGCGTCTTTGCGTGGCGAGGAACCCATTCACGAAGAACTATTTGATCTCGAAAGCGATCCGGACGAGCTGAACAATCTGATCGACAATCCCGCCGTGAAGACTCAATTGGAGACGCTTCGCAGCGTTTGGAAGCAGCAACTCACGGAAGCTCGCGGCGAAGGATTCCCGGCGGTGCTTCGCTACACGGTCGATAGCGAGAAAGATTACAAATCGAAGTGA
- a CDS encoding sulfatase, with protein MLKQSRLLLSLLAVLLGLSTSVVCAKDRPNIVLIVADDLGYSDVGFNGCKEIPTPHLDELAASGVVFTNGYASHPYCSPSRAGLLTGRHQQRFGHESNPEPDTQWHGEDTPGMPLSETTLADALKEAGYVTGAIGKWHLGDAKPFWPNRRGFDEWFGFSGGGFSYWGDLGKKDPLLGVHRGDEPVDPATLTHLTDDFSTEAVKFIQRHETEPFFLYLAYNAPHAPDHATRAHLQKTAHIEYGGRAVYGAMVAGMDEGIGRVVDQIHESGLGENTMIIFYSDNGGRREHAVNFPYRGHKGMLFEGGIRVPFLVSWPGTVRSGMKEESPITALDLFPTALAAAGMDPSQNDKLDGQNLLPVLTDAEQRLPERPLFWRYSMGDDSYGYAVRDGDWKLIDSRYKDRKLLFDLANDPWEREDLAEQHPEQVARLSRMMEAWDARNVPPKWSDAHGANVRKEENTRNEAVEKASRGERARPDLD; from the coding sequence ATGTTGAAACAAAGTCGTCTTTTATTGTCGTTGTTGGCGGTCCTGCTCGGCCTTTCAACGTCGGTTGTCTGTGCGAAGGATCGCCCGAACATTGTTTTGATCGTGGCGGATGATCTCGGTTACAGCGACGTTGGTTTCAATGGATGCAAGGAAATTCCGACGCCGCATTTGGATGAACTGGCGGCATCGGGTGTGGTCTTCACCAACGGTTATGCGTCGCATCCGTATTGCAGCCCCAGCCGCGCTGGATTGTTGACGGGCCGCCATCAACAACGTTTTGGTCACGAGTCCAATCCGGAACCGGATACGCAGTGGCACGGCGAAGACACGCCGGGCATGCCGCTCTCGGAAACGACATTGGCAGATGCCTTGAAAGAAGCGGGCTACGTCACTGGAGCAATCGGGAAATGGCATTTGGGCGATGCGAAACCGTTCTGGCCAAATCGTCGTGGGTTTGATGAATGGTTTGGTTTCAGTGGGGGCGGATTCAGTTACTGGGGTGACTTGGGCAAGAAGGATCCATTGTTGGGCGTGCACCGAGGTGACGAACCGGTGGACCCCGCAACGTTGACCCATTTGACCGATGACTTTTCGACCGAAGCGGTCAAGTTCATTCAGCGGCATGAGACCGAGCCGTTCTTTTTGTACCTGGCCTACAACGCGCCGCATGCACCTGACCACGCGACGCGAGCGCACCTTCAGAAGACGGCCCACATCGAGTACGGAGGGCGTGCCGTTTACGGAGCGATGGTGGCCGGGATGGACGAGGGCATCGGCCGAGTGGTCGACCAAATTCACGAATCGGGTTTGGGCGAAAACACGATGATCATCTTCTACAGTGACAACGGTGGACGGCGCGAGCATGCGGTGAACTTTCCTTATCGAGGTCACAAAGGCATGCTGTTTGAAGGCGGCATTCGCGTGCCTTTCTTGGTTTCTTGGCCGGGAACGGTTCGGAGTGGCATGAAAGAGGAATCGCCGATCACGGCGCTCGATTTGTTTCCCACCGCACTGGCGGCTGCGGGGATGGATCCATCTCAGAATGACAAACTCGATGGCCAGAATTTGTTGCCTGTGCTAACCGATGCCGAACAACGTTTGCCAGAGCGGCCTTTGTTCTGGCGATATTCAATGGGCGACGATTCGTATGGCTATGCCGTTCGCGACGGCGATTGGAAGCTGATCGACAGTCGCTACAAAGATCGGAAGCTGCTGTTTGATTTGGCGAACGACCCTTGGGAACGCGAAGATTTGGCTGAGCAGCACCCCGAACAAGTGGCTCGGCTATCTCGAATGATGGAGGCCTGGGACGCCCGCAACGTGCCGCCGAAGTGGAGCGACGCCCACGGCGCTAACGTTCGGAAGGAAGAGAACACGCGAAACGAAGCCGTCGAGAAAGCCTCCCGAGGAGAACGTGCTCGGCCGGATCTGGATTAA
- a CDS encoding DUF1501 domain-containing protein, whose amino-acid sequence MSADPSSPNLASRRRWLQTCSSGFGMLALSSMQHHLNAAPANLAIQPKATKVILCYMSGGVSHVDSFDPKPELRKRHGQAMPGKIEKTQFNNNGSIFGSPFAFNRNGESGLEVSDLFPEIGKCADHLAVVRSATTTVNEHSQGNYVAHTGFPFLGHPSAGAWISYGLGTANENLPSFVVLQSDGGLPPLGGAGVFSSGYLPAQHQASILQADRPEPIPHIQPAQAASMQRRQLDFVAQIDQAFAAQSRDQQVDAAIKNYETAFRMQSSVPEICDISDETAATLKLYGIDDADPMTAAYGKQALLARKLVEKGVRFVELSCVSPETVAPASSHPWDQHGDLEKGHRAMAHEVDRPIAGLIQDLDARGLLDDTLVVFTGEFGRTPFSQGSAGRDHNPFGFSMWLAGGGIRGGTVYGATDELGYHAVENPCTFYDLWATVLHQLGIDHEQLTFRSGGRDFRLTDVHGNVLHEILA is encoded by the coding sequence ATGTCCGCTGATCCCTCCTCGCCCAATCTCGCCTCCCGTCGACGCTGGTTGCAAACCTGCAGCAGTGGTTTTGGCATGCTAGCCCTGTCGAGCATGCAGCACCACCTGAATGCGGCTCCGGCAAATCTTGCGATTCAACCCAAAGCGACCAAGGTCATCCTGTGTTACATGTCAGGTGGAGTGTCGCATGTCGATTCGTTCGACCCGAAACCGGAACTGCGAAAGCGGCATGGCCAAGCGATGCCAGGCAAAATTGAAAAGACTCAGTTCAACAACAATGGTTCCATCTTTGGCAGCCCGTTTGCATTCAACCGCAACGGAGAGAGTGGACTCGAAGTCAGCGATCTGTTTCCTGAAATTGGAAAGTGCGCGGATCACCTGGCTGTAGTTCGTTCGGCAACCACCACGGTGAACGAGCACTCTCAAGGAAACTACGTGGCTCACACCGGATTCCCTTTTCTAGGGCACCCCAGCGCGGGAGCCTGGATCAGCTACGGGCTTGGAACCGCCAATGAAAATCTGCCCAGCTTTGTTGTCTTGCAAAGCGACGGTGGCCTTCCGCCTCTGGGCGGGGCCGGGGTGTTCAGCAGTGGTTACCTGCCCGCCCAACACCAGGCGTCCATTCTGCAAGCCGACCGACCAGAACCGATCCCTCACATCCAGCCTGCTCAAGCAGCCTCCATGCAGCGACGGCAACTGGATTTTGTCGCACAAATCGATCAAGCGTTCGCGGCACAATCCCGGGACCAACAGGTCGATGCGGCGATCAAGAACTATGAAACCGCGTTTCGAATGCAGTCCTCTGTCCCCGAGATCTGTGACATTTCCGACGAGACTGCCGCAACTCTCAAGTTGTATGGCATCGATGATGCCGATCCGATGACGGCTGCGTATGGGAAACAAGCCCTGCTGGCTCGCAAGTTGGTTGAAAAAGGCGTCCGCTTCGTTGAATTGTCATGCGTCTCGCCGGAGACCGTTGCCCCCGCCTCCTCGCACCCCTGGGACCAACACGGTGATTTGGAAAAAGGTCATCGCGCGATGGCACATGAGGTCGATCGCCCGATCGCCGGACTGATCCAAGACCTGGACGCGCGCGGGTTGCTGGACGATACCTTGGTCGTGTTCACAGGGGAGTTCGGCAGAACTCCATTCTCTCAAGGGTCAGCTGGCCGGGACCACAATCCGTTTGGCTTCAGCATGTGGCTGGCGGGGGGCGGCATTCGCGGCGGAACGGTCTACGGCGCGACGGACGAACTGGGATACCATGCCGTCGAAAACCCGTGCACGTTTTATGACTTGTGGGCAACCGTTTTGCACCAACTGGGAATCGACCATGAACAACTGACCTTCCGCAGCGGCGGCCGCGATTTCCGGCTCACCGATGTTCACGGAAACGTTCTCCACGAGATCCTGGCTTGA